In Apium graveolens cultivar Ventura chromosome 10, ASM990537v1, whole genome shotgun sequence, the following are encoded in one genomic region:
- the LOC141691013 gene encoding transcription repressor OFP12-like, with protein sequence MPRTLGRNLQMCFPKITYQKSIEKLQTQEKTNQNPSNISSILIKNFNSIYQSSSSFKLSPPSPQFNDTDTKTPDFSTLYASQRFFFSSPGHSNSIIECATSSLSSSSCSLSSSLPERADNVVVEGGVPVPTLSPDPYVDFRRSMQEMVEARDLGDVRANWEHLHELLTCYLSLNPKSTHKFIVGAFADLLVSLMKTSPVENSRRNTGRCKKSGKNMQ encoded by the coding sequence ATGCCAAGAACATTGGGAAGAAACCTCCAAATGTGCTTCCCTAAGATCACGTATCAAAAATCTATCGAAAAATTACAAACTCAAGAAAAAACCAACCAAAACCCTAGCAATATTTCATCAATACTCATCAAGAACTTCAACTCGATCTATCAATCCTCGTCAAGTTTCAAATTATCTCCTCCTTCGCCGCAATTCAATGACACCGACACGAAGACACCGGATTTTTCAACCTTGTATGCATCACAACGCTTCTTCTTCTCCTCCCCGGGCCACTCCAACTCCATTATTGAATGTGCCACGTCATCATTATCATCCTCATCTTgctcattatcatcatccttgcCGGAGAGAGCTGACAATGTGGTTGTTGAAGGCGGCGTACCCGTACCGACATTATCACCAGACCCTTATGTGGACTTCCGGCGATCCATGCAAGAAATGGTGGAGGCACGTGACTTGGGGGATGTTAGGGCTAATTGGGAGCATTTGCATGAGCTTCTCACGTGCTATCTTTCACTCAACCCTAAGAGCACCCACAAGTTCATTGTTGGGGCATTTGCGGACCTGCTTGTCAGTCTCATGAAGACATCGCCGGTAGAGAATAGCCGCCGGAACACCGGCCGTTGTAAAAAATCCGGGAAAAACATGCAATAA